The Equus quagga isolate Etosha38 chromosome 12, UCLA_HA_Equagga_1.0, whole genome shotgun sequence genome includes a region encoding these proteins:
- the LKAAEAR1 gene encoding protein LKAAEAR1, protein MQPQAKDAGLRVPQECTRGTSTPEAPKPGWALTLEGLAALRPEQRHHQLLFGDLLEDVGAAASIFPRESVELANRMPDPRAWTQSLELPAERQDRLLGVLKAAEARGRIRALRLRYTRMRAEEISLLILQQKSARAAIRLELFLPPQLKPTRIRDPLDRQERRRVETILEEKVDGSIFPR, encoded by the exons ATGCAGCCGCAGGCGAAGGATGCCGGGCTCAGGGTCCCGCAGGAGTGCACCAGGGGGACGTCCACGCCGGAGGCCCCCAAGCCCGGCTGGGCCCTAACGCTGGAGGGGCTGGCGGCCCTACGCCCCGAGCAGCGCCACCACCAGCTGCTCTTCGGTGATCTGCTTGAGGACGTGGGCGCGGCCGCCTCCATCTTCCCGCGCGAGTCGGTGGAGCTGGCGAACCGTATGCCCGACCCGCGCGCGTGGACGCAGTCGCTGGAGCTGCCCGCGGAGCGCCAGGACCGGCTCCTCGGCGTCCTCAAAGCAGCCGAGGCCCGCGGACGCATCCGCGCCTTGCGGCTGCGCTACACCCGCATGCGG GCGGAGGAGATCTCCCTCCTCATTCTGCAGCAGAAGTCCGCGCGCGCCGCCATCAGGCTGGAGCTGTTCCTGCCGCCGCAGCTGAAGCCCACGCGGATTCGGGACCCGCTGGACCGTCAAGAG CGGAGGCGCGTGGAGACCATCCTGGAGGAGAAAGTCGATGGCAGCATCTTCCCGCGTTGA
- the OPRL1 gene encoding nociceptin receptor, which produces MESLFPAPFWEVLYGSHLQGNLSLLSPNHSLLPPHLLLNASHGAFLPLGLKVTILGLYLAVCIGGLLGNCLVMYVILRHTKMKTATNIYIFNLALADTLVLLTLPFQGTDVLLGFWPFGNALCKTVIAIDYYNMFTSTFTLTAMSVDRYVAICHPIRALDVRTSSKAQAVNVAIWALASVVGVPVAIMGSAQVEDEEIECLVEIPTPQDYWGPVFAICIFLFSFIIPVLIISVCYSLMIRRLRGVRLLSGSREKDRNLRRITRLVLVVVAVFVGCWTPVQVFVLVQGLGVQPGSEATVAILRFCTALGYVNSCLNPILYAFLDENFKACFRKFCCASALRREMQVSDRVRSIAKDVALACKTSETVPRPA; this is translated from the exons ATGGAgtccctcttccctgccccatTCTGGGAGGTCCTCTACGGCAGCCACCTGCAGGGCAACCTGTCCCTCCTGAGCCCCAACCACAGCCTGCTGCCCCCCCACCTGCTGCTCAACGCCAGCCATGGCGCCTTCCTGCCCCTCGGGCTCAAGGTCACCATCCTGGGGCTCTACCTGGCTGTGTGCATCGGGGGGCTGCTGGGGAACTGCCTCGTCATGTATGTCATCCTCAG ACACACCAAGATGAAAACAGCTACCAACATCTACATCTTCAACCTGGCCCTGGCTGACACCCTGGTGCTACTCACACTGCCCTTCCAGGGCACAGATGTCCTCCTTGGCTTCTGGCCGTTTGGGAATGCCCTGTGCAAGACGGTCATTGCCATCGACtattacaacatgttcaccagCACCTTCACACTGACCGCCATGAGTGTGGACCGCTATGTAGCCATCTGCCACCCCATCCGTGCCCTTGACGTCCGGACGTCCAGCAAGGCCCAGGCTGTCAATGTGGCCATCTGGGCCCTGGCCTCCGTCGTCGGCGTCCCTGTAGCCATCATGGGCTCTGCACAGGTCGAGGATGAAG AGATTGAGTGTCTGGTGGAGATCCCCACCCCACAGGACTACTGGGGCCCCGTGTTTGCCATCTgcatcttcctcttctccttcatcATCCCCGTGCTCATCATCTCTGTCTGCTATAGCCTCATGATTCGACGGCTGCGTGGCGTCCGCCTGCTGTCCGGCTCCCGCGAGAAGGACCGGAACCTGCGGCGCATCACGCggctggtgctggtggtggtggctgTGTTTGTGGGCTGCTGGACCCCTGTCCAGGTGTTCGTGCTGGTCCAAGGGCTGGGCGTGCAGCCGGGCAGTGAGGCCACAGTGGCCATCCTGCGTTTCTGCACCGCACTCGGCTACGTCAACAGCTGCCTCAACCCCATCCTCTATGCCTTCCTGGACGAGAACTTCAAGGCCTGCTTCCGCAAGTTCTGCTGTGCATCTGCCCTGCGCCGGGAGATGCAGGTGTCTGACCGTGTGCGCAGCATTGCCAAGGATGTGGCCCTTGCCTGCAAGACCTCTGAGACAGTCCCGCGGCCTGCATGA
- the NPBWR2 gene encoding neuropeptides B/W receptor type 2, translating to MMQAAGPEPLGSRGSPSGSLSGDNGTSHNVTFPEPPPVLYVLLPAVYSVICAVGLMGNTAVIYVILRAPKMKTVTNVFILNLAIADDLFTLVLPVNIAEHLLQRWPFGELLCKLVLAIDHYNIFSSVYFLAAMSVDRYLVVLATARSHRMPQRTLRGAKVTSLCIWLAVTVMVLPYFAFAGVHSNELQVTSCGLSFPRPERAWLKASRVYTLVVGFMVPMCTLCALYADLLRRLRALRLHSGAKALGKAKRKVTVLVLAVLAVGLLCWTPFHLASIVALTTDLPQTSLVIGISYAITSLSYTSSCLNPFLYAFLDNSFRKSFRTTFRCPGA from the coding sequence ATGATGCAGGCTGCTGGACCCGAGCCCCTCGGCAGCAGAGGCTCCCCCTCTGGGAGCCTCTCTGGGGACAACGGCACCAGCCACAACGTCACCTTCCCTGAGCCACCGCCGGTCCTCTACGTGCTCCTGCCAGCAGTGTACTCTGTGATCTGTGCCGTGGGGCTGATGGGCAACACAGCCGTCATCTACGTGATCCTCAGGGCGCCCAAGATGAAGACAGTGACCAATGTGTTCATCCTGAACCTGGCCATCGCAGATGACCTCTTCACGCTGGTGCTGCCCGTCAACATCGCTGAGCACCTGCTGCAGCGCTGGCCCTTTGGGGAGCTGCTCTGCAAGCTAGTGCTGGCCATCGACCACTACAACATCTTCTCCAGTGTCTACTTCCTGGCGGCCATGAGCGTAGACCGTTACCTGGTGGTGCTGGCCACAGCACGGTCCCACCGCATGCCCCAGCGCACCCTCCGGGGGGCGAAGGTCACCAGCCTGTGCATCTGGCTCGCCGTCACTGTCATGGTGCTGCCCTACTTCGCCTTCGCCGGCGTCCACAGCAACGAGCTGCAGGTCACGAGCTGTGGGCTGAGCTTCCCTCGGCCTGAGCGGGCCTGGCTCAAGGCCAGCCGCGTCTACACGCTGGTGGTGGGCTTCATGGTGCCCATGTGCACCCTCTGTGCACTCTATGCAGATCTGCTGCGTCGGCTGCGCGCCCTGCGGCTCCACTCCGGAGCCAAGGCTCTGGGCAAGGCCAAGCGGAAGGTGACCGTCCTGGTCCTGGCTGTGCTAGCCGTGGGCCTGCTCTGCTGGACGCCCTTCCACCTGGCCTCCATCGTGGCCCTGACCACAGACCTGCCTCAGACGTCACTGGTCATTGGCATCTCCTATGCCATCACCAGCCTCAGCTACACCAGCTCCTGCCTCAACCCTTTCCTCTACGCCTTTCTGGACAACAGCTTCCGCAAGAGCTTCCGCACTACGTTCCGGTGCCCAGGGGCCTGA